The following proteins are encoded in a genomic region of Chitinophagales bacterium:
- a CDS encoding aspartate aminotransferase family protein — MGDNRQLFLNRIAQTSGIPLLLEIEKAEGIFLYDFSGEKYLDLISGISVSNIGHRNLNVIKAINYQLEKYLHVMVYGEFVLSPQVQFAQMLTDHLPIDLNCVYFTNSGTEATEGALKLAKRLTNRAEVVSFRNSYHGSSQGALSVMGDEYWRNAFRPLIPGNRILHFNNEDDLLYISNETAAVILEPVQAEAGVIVPENDFLKKVRNRCNETGSIMILDECQTAFGRTGSLFCFEQYEFIPDIILLAKALGGGMPLGAFISSKEKMIALTDNPVLGHITTFGGHPVCCAAGKAAMEVLIEEKLIDSVQEKKILFQNNLQHPAIKSFRSAGLLISLEFENEMINQKIVQACIKKGVLTDWFLFAPQCMRIAPPLIISLEQITEICKIILSSIDEVLK; from the coding sequence ATGGGAGATAACAGACAGCTTTTTTTAAATCGTATTGCGCAAACTTCAGGCATTCCCTTACTGCTTGAAATCGAAAAGGCTGAAGGCATTTTTCTATATGATTTTTCGGGAGAAAAATACTTGGATCTGATTTCCGGTATCAGTGTAAGCAATATTGGCCATCGGAATCTTAATGTGATCAAAGCAATTAATTACCAGTTGGAAAAGTACCTGCATGTAATGGTGTATGGTGAATTTGTTTTATCGCCTCAAGTGCAATTTGCTCAAATGCTCACTGATCACCTTCCCATCGACTTGAATTGCGTTTACTTTACAAATTCCGGCACGGAAGCTACCGAAGGAGCATTAAAGCTTGCCAAGCGGCTGACTAATAGGGCAGAAGTAGTTTCCTTTCGCAATTCCTATCATGGCAGCTCACAGGGTGCCTTAAGCGTAATGGGTGATGAATATTGGCGCAATGCCTTTCGTCCGCTGATTCCCGGGAACCGGATACTACATTTCAACAATGAGGACGACCTTCTTTACATAAGTAATGAAACAGCAGCTGTAATTCTTGAGCCGGTACAGGCCGAGGCAGGAGTGATAGTTCCTGAAAATGATTTTCTGAAAAAGGTAAGAAACCGATGTAATGAAACCGGTTCAATAATGATTCTGGACGAATGTCAAACCGCATTTGGCCGAACAGGATCATTATTCTGCTTCGAACAATATGAATTTATTCCTGATATAATATTATTAGCAAAAGCACTTGGCGGCGGAATGCCTTTAGGAGCTTTTATCTCTTCGAAAGAAAAGATGATTGCCTTAACTGACAATCCTGTTTTAGGCCACATCACCACCTTTGGAGGGCATCCTGTTTGCTGTGCCGCGGGAAAAGCCGCTATGGAAGTATTAATAGAAGAAAAATTGATAGATAGTGTTCAGGAAAAAAAAATTCTTTTCCAAAACAATCTGCAGCATCCTGCTATTAAGAGCTTCAGAAGTGCAGGACTTCTGATTAGTTTAGAATTTGAAAATGAAATGATAAACCAGAAGATTGTTCAGGCATGTATTAAAAAAGGGGTATTGACGGATTGGTTTTTATTTGCTCCACAATGCATGCGTATTGCTCCTCCATTGATTATTTCTTTAGAGCAAATAACAGAGATATGTAAAATTATTTTAAGCTCTATTGATGAAGTGCTGAAATAA
- a CDS encoding DUF308 domain-containing protein, translating into MKAYFIDELEENRRWIMLLGIFLIILGIIALSFAMVATLVSVLFFGMILIIAGIVQGIYGFRPAETKSGLNFELIFGILSIIAGGLIATNFTATAFSMTIVLAAFLILGGIYRIIVATTNEFAGKSWILFSGILSLSLGILVFIKWPFSGLYVIGFGIGVDLMFFGSALIKISSAVKDVEHI; encoded by the coding sequence ATGAAAGCTTATTTTATTGATGAATTAGAAGAAAACCGAAGATGGATAATGCTACTGGGAATTTTCCTGATTATATTAGGCATTATTGCACTCTCTTTCGCCATGGTTGCCACATTGGTAAGCGTGCTTTTCTTTGGAATGATTTTGATAATAGCCGGTATTGTGCAGGGTATATATGGCTTCCGTCCGGCGGAAACTAAAAGCGGATTAAACTTTGAATTGATCTTCGGCATTCTTTCCATTATTGCCGGTGGTTTAATCGCAACCAATTTCACGGCTACGGCTTTTTCCATGACAATAGTTCTTGCAGCGTTTCTAATATTAGGCGGTATTTACCGCATCATTGTGGCAACAACAAATGAGTTTGCAGGAAAATCATGGATCCTGTTTAGTGGTATCTTGTCCTTATCGCTGGGAATCCTTGTTTTTATAAAATGGCCTTTCTCTGGCTTATATGTTATTGGGTTTGGTATTGGTGTTGATTTAATGTTTTTCGGAAGTGCACTAATTAAAATCAGCAGTGCTGTAAAAGATGTGGAGCATATTTAA
- a CDS encoding glycosyltransferase family 2 protein, protein MEKKETLSIIIPAYNEGKTIHLILNKIKTVALKANINKEVIIVNDCSLDNTEEVILTYINTNPQLKIQYYKHNKNAGKGAALHTGINKASGEYIIIQDADLEYDPNEYNILLEPILNGFADVVFGSRFMGGKPHRLLFFWHSIGNKMLTSLCNMFSNLNMTDMETCYKLFKTEILHSIVLKEKRFGFEPEVTLKISRVPDVRIYEVGISYYGRTYSEGKKIGWKDGLWAIFCIFKYGLMSS, encoded by the coding sequence ATGGAAAAAAAGGAAACATTAAGCATTATAATACCCGCTTATAACGAAGGCAAAACCATCCATCTTATTCTAAATAAAATAAAAACAGTAGCGTTAAAAGCAAATATTAACAAAGAGGTAATTATAGTTAACGATTGCTCTCTGGATAACACCGAGGAAGTAATTCTTACTTACATTAATACCAATCCCCAGCTAAAAATTCAATATTATAAACATAATAAAAATGCAGGTAAAGGTGCTGCATTACATACAGGTATTAATAAAGCCTCCGGTGAATATATTATTATACAGGATGCTGATCTCGAATATGACCCGAATGAATACAATATTTTGCTGGAACCCATATTGAATGGATTTGCTGACGTAGTATTTGGTTCGCGGTTTATGGGAGGTAAGCCCCACCGGCTATTATTTTTCTGGCATTCTATTGGGAATAAAATGCTTACCTCATTGTGCAATATGTTTTCAAACCTCAACATGACGGATATGGAAACCTGTTATAAACTATTTAAAACAGAGATTCTTCATTCCATTGTTCTTAAAGAGAAACGTTTTGGATTCGAGCCTGAGGTAACATTAAAGATTTCGCGTGTACCTGATGTGCGTATTTATGAAGTCGGAATTTCTTACTATGGACGTACCTATTCAGAGGGAAAAAAAATAGGATGGAAGGATGGACTTTGGGCTATCTTTTGCATTTTTAAATATGGCTTAATGTCTTCATAA
- a CDS encoding glycosyl hydrolase, translating to MRVQLVFIVSIHSFLFASYGFAQKSSSKKVSNAASTEVFSRQLYSGMKWRNIGPYQGGRSLTASGVVGNPLIYYLGATGGGVWKTTDAGNTWVSISDSNFHSASVGALAVSASDPNVIYAGMGEAAIRNTAIMGDGIYKSIDAGKTWKHVLTLDASATGRIIIHPNNPDVAFAAVMGKMFGVNKERGVYRTKDGGKSWQQVLVKNDSTGAIDIDYDPTNPNIIYASLWQVNRKPWKLTSGGTGGGLYKSIDGGDTWTSLSQNPGMPKGLLGKICIAVAASNPQRVYAMVENKNARLYRSDNGGKTWDTASAKNDLTQRPWYFSEIYCDPNNENLLYISNVEFWKSIDGGMSFSKITQEHGDNHDVWINPDNSDNFIIADDGSATVTFNGGKTWTREDLPTCQFYHVNLDNDFPYHAYGGQQDWGPVRIATRSYGSTIGASDWYVPAGGEAGYIVPDPTDPIVSYGGEYDGIMTRHDKNNEQFQVVSVYPLINDGWGADFLKNRFAWTYPIAFSPWNPKELFCTSQYIHRSVNGGMSWETISPDLTRNDPSKQLQSGGPITPDNTGAEIYCTVYAFAESPAKQGELWAGSDDGLIHLSTDDGKNWTDVTPKVLPAWSTVSIIEPSHYDAGTCFFAAHRYRLDDTHPYIYRTTNYGKSWEMITRGLPADVYTRCVREDPNRKKLLYAGTETGVYTSFDNGDHWQSLQLNLPVTPVHDIQVKKDLKDLVIATHGRAFWVLDDLSPLYQINDSISHSAYWLYQPNPAIRMDGKQLEAESDEVVQRQEGTNAPNGVIIDYYLKRKPKGEIKLAFYTSGGDSIIAFSNKIDKYGEPLKNKPDFYEDPKHKKDILPADSGMNRFAWDLRYPDSRHIEDEYWGNESLKGPKVIPGNYIVKLMKGDTLLMQRSFSVMLNPKVKSSVEDLNSQQDLMMQINKKQNEIIKTILQIRGVQDQVNNFVNSFSDTTKILTLKKIADPLIDSLQKIQDTLINSKIKAGEDDLRYPMQLIERYNALQDFIRNSDTRPTQQQFAVLTELNSRIAPIMTRLQNIYSLQVPAFNNAAQQLQLKVADPERVIKE from the coding sequence ATGAGAGTTCAGTTAGTCTTTATTGTATCGATCCATTCTTTCTTATTCGCTTCATACGGTTTTGCACAGAAATCTTCCTCCAAAAAAGTGAGCAATGCCGCTTCCACGGAAGTATTCAGCAGGCAGCTATATTCCGGAATGAAGTGGCGAAATATTGGACCCTACCAGGGTGGACGATCGCTGACTGCCAGCGGAGTAGTTGGAAATCCGCTTATCTATTATCTTGGTGCAACAGGAGGCGGTGTATGGAAAACCACTGATGCAGGGAACACCTGGGTCTCTATTTCCGATTCAAATTTTCATTCAGCATCAGTAGGAGCATTGGCTGTTTCCGCCAGTGATCCCAATGTAATATATGCTGGAATGGGTGAAGCAGCCATTCGTAATACTGCTATAATGGGTGACGGAATTTATAAATCCATCGATGCAGGTAAAACATGGAAACATGTGCTCACTCTTGATGCGTCAGCAACAGGAAGAATTATCATCCATCCAAATAATCCGGATGTCGCTTTTGCGGCGGTGATGGGGAAAATGTTTGGGGTAAATAAAGAGCGCGGAGTATACAGAACAAAAGATGGAGGTAAATCCTGGCAGCAGGTGCTTGTAAAAAATGACAGCACGGGAGCTATTGATATTGATTATGATCCCACAAATCCTAACATTATATATGCATCCCTATGGCAGGTAAACCGAAAGCCCTGGAAACTTACCAGCGGAGGAACAGGAGGTGGATTGTATAAGAGCATTGATGGAGGCGATACCTGGACATCTCTTTCACAGAACCCGGGCATGCCCAAAGGATTGCTGGGAAAGATTTGCATTGCAGTTGCGGCTTCAAACCCGCAAAGGGTATATGCAATGGTAGAAAATAAAAATGCCCGGTTATATAGAAGTGATAATGGCGGAAAAACATGGGACACTGCATCTGCAAAAAATGACCTTACTCAAAGACCATGGTACTTTTCCGAAATATATTGTGATCCTAATAATGAAAACCTGCTTTATATAAGTAATGTAGAGTTCTGGAAATCTATAGATGGAGGAATGTCATTTTCAAAAATAACACAGGAACATGGAGATAACCACGATGTGTGGATCAACCCGGATAACTCTGATAATTTTATTATTGCTGATGACGGAAGTGCTACAGTGACATTTAACGGTGGCAAAACCTGGACCCGCGAAGACTTGCCGACCTGCCAGTTTTACCACGTAAACCTCGATAACGATTTCCCTTACCATGCATACGGAGGACAGCAGGATTGGGGGCCTGTCCGAATTGCAACCAGATCATATGGTTCAACTATTGGTGCAAGCGACTGGTATGTGCCCGCAGGTGGCGAAGCAGGCTATATAGTGCCTGACCCGACTGACCCCATTGTATCTTATGGAGGTGAATACGATGGCATAATGACCCGTCACGATAAAAATAACGAGCAATTTCAGGTAGTTTCAGTCTATCCGCTTATTAATGACGGCTGGGGAGCAGATTTTTTAAAAAACCGCTTTGCATGGACTTATCCAATTGCTTTTTCACCATGGAATCCTAAAGAGCTGTTTTGCACTTCACAATATATCCATCGGTCTGTAAACGGCGGCATGAGCTGGGAAACTATATCACCAGATCTTACCCGTAATGATCCCTCAAAGCAATTGCAAAGTGGAGGACCTATTACACCCGATAATACAGGCGCTGAAATTTATTGCACTGTATATGCTTTTGCAGAATCTCCGGCCAAACAGGGTGAACTTTGGGCTGGAAGTGATGACGGCCTTATACATTTAAGCACCGATGATGGCAAGAACTGGACAGATGTTACTCCAAAAGTTTTACCTGCATGGTCAACAGTAAGCATCATTGAACCCTCCCATTATGATGCAGGCACCTGTTTCTTTGCAGCGCATCGTTATCGCCTTGATGATACCCATCCTTATATTTATCGAACTACCAACTATGGAAAATCCTGGGAAATGATCACCAGGGGATTACCTGCTGATGTATATACGCGATGTGTGCGGGAAGACCCCAATAGAAAAAAGTTGCTTTATGCAGGAACTGAAACGGGTGTATATACTTCATTCGATAATGGTGATCACTGGCAGTCGCTTCAGCTCAATCTTCCTGTAACTCCTGTTCATGATATCCAGGTAAAGAAAGATTTAAAAGACCTGGTTATAGCTACACACGGAAGAGCATTCTGGGTGCTCGATGATTTAAGCCCGCTCTACCAGATTAACGATTCTATATCCCATTCTGCCTATTGGCTTTACCAGCCCAATCCTGCCATTCGCATGGACGGAAAGCAACTTGAGGCGGAAAGTGATGAAGTCGTTCAGCGGCAGGAAGGAACAAATGCACCAAACGGAGTAATAATTGACTATTATTTAAAACGAAAACCAAAAGGAGAAATTAAACTGGCTTTCTATACTTCAGGTGGCGATAGTATTATTGCTTTTTCCAATAAAATTGATAAGTACGGAGAACCATTGAAAAACAAACCGGATTTCTATGAAGACCCAAAACATAAAAAGGATATTCTTCCGGCTGACAGTGGCATGAATCGTTTTGCATGGGATCTGAGGTATCCGGATTCCCGGCATATTGAGGACGAGTATTGGGGAAATGAATCACTTAAAGGCCCGAAAGTAATTCCCGGAAATTACATTGTGAAACTCATGAAAGGTGATACGTTGCTGATGCAAAGAAGCTTTTCCGTTATGTTAAATCCAAAAGTAAAATCTTCTGTTGAAGACCTCAATTCGCAGCAGGATTTAATGATGCAGATCAATAAGAAACAAAATGAAATCATTAAAACCATTTTACAGATTCGCGGTGTGCAGGATCAGGTTAATAATTTTGTCAATAGCTTCAGTGACACCACTAAAATATTAACGCTCAAAAAAATTGCTGATCCTTTAATTGATTCGTTGCAGAAAATACAGGACACGCTGATAAACTCAAAGATTAAAGCCGGAGAAGATGATCTTCGCTATCCTATGCAGCTTATAGAGCGCTATAACGCTTTACAGGATTTTATTCGGAATTCAGATACCCGACCTACGCAACAGCAATTTGCAGTACTCACAGAACTTAACAGCAGGATAGCTCCAATAATGACTCGTCTCCAGAATATTTATAGTTTACAAGTACCTGCATTTAATAATGCGGCACAACAACTGCAACTTAAGGTTGCAGATCCGGAACGGGTTATAAAAGAATGA